One window of Mediterraneibacter butyricigenes genomic DNA carries:
- a CDS encoding InlB B-repeat-containing protein: protein MQKKKVKKFLALLLAVSMIAPAQMTVFAEDGEGADAQQTPTPVVEEVQDAEQTDKDAVEESASEVATEVQKQESQGQQEVQTASDPVAEVSGVGYATFREALAKAKASKATLTLKQDVEVSEVIIVEAGESLTLDLAGKTLTLKPAKEVGSDVISVENGTFKIESSVNGGKLNLMGGTSIGADGESAKVILESGTVESPEQDNANGRYGYGIAAYNDATLVVNGGEVISQNAALTGNNTTGNMNFQVHGGTLTAEQGPAIYMPGQVELTITDGVINGGISLRMGQVKISGGTINAITSGIDSPAEYYNYSGNAWFPDALYVFGGTYTSEDKTYGNSLNVEITGGTFNCTNGQGSAVGIYDLGKVSQSQNVSISGAAKFVTNAKDRKAYQVLSLADIGVTNPKPGYGAITGNVKTNITGGFFSTPVDVNHCGLEYLPAQSNEYADAPYTVAKPDQEEKATVSVGGNAVSNDKESVKETTEAAQKEADKLLEEVKKEDPKVISVDLEVSANVKDEAAVADDAKKIEEELDTKTEEVVKYLDVSVALRTTTIKDDVTKVEKKDLDETDTMIPITFSVPELGSKIVRIAHVHDGQVEFLDYVADYENNLVTVYMNKFSTLAVITSDTARVVFVTADEEQGSVYDVAEVKFGEKVSKPEDPEKEGYTFAGWYTEEELTNAYDFDQEVTEDMYLYAKWTKNEEPKKEDPKKDNDKKPSKDTGKNTDKKTQPAKKTQTVAAKTAAKTGDTSNVWMLSVVMLLAAGTVVGVMVYRKKQR, encoded by the coding sequence ATGCAAAAGAAAAAAGTGAAAAAGTTCCTCGCCCTTCTTCTGGCGGTCAGTATGATCGCACCGGCGCAGATGACGGTATTTGCAGAAGACGGTGAGGGAGCGGATGCCCAGCAGACCCCGACTCCGGTAGTGGAGGAAGTACAAGATGCTGAGCAGACCGACAAGGATGCAGTGGAAGAATCTGCATCGGAAGTTGCAACAGAAGTTCAGAAACAGGAGAGTCAGGGACAACAGGAAGTTCAGACTGCATCCGATCCGGTGGCAGAAGTTAGCGGTGTAGGATATGCAACCTTCCGGGAAGCCCTGGCAAAAGCAAAAGCATCCAAAGCAACTCTGACTCTGAAACAGGATGTAGAGGTGTCTGAAGTGATCATAGTAGAGGCTGGAGAAAGCCTGACACTGGATCTGGCAGGAAAGACACTGACACTTAAGCCAGCAAAAGAAGTTGGTTCAGATGTGATTTCTGTGGAAAATGGAACTTTTAAGATTGAGAGTTCTGTAAATGGCGGAAAATTAAACCTTATGGGCGGAACTTCTATCGGAGCAGATGGAGAGTCCGCAAAAGTGATTCTGGAAAGTGGAACAGTGGAATCCCCAGAGCAGGACAATGCTAATGGAAGATATGGCTATGGTATTGCAGCATATAATGACGCTACATTGGTTGTAAATGGCGGAGAGGTTATCAGCCAGAATGCAGCGTTAACTGGAAATAATACTACGGGTAACATGAACTTCCAGGTTCATGGCGGAACGTTGACTGCGGAACAGGGACCGGCAATTTATATGCCTGGACAGGTGGAACTGACGATCACAGACGGTGTGATCAATGGCGGAATCTCTCTTCGTATGGGACAGGTCAAGATCAGCGGCGGAACGATCAATGCGATTACATCAGGTATTGACAGTCCTGCAGAGTATTATAATTACTCCGGAAATGCATGGTTCCCAGATGCATTATATGTATTTGGCGGTACATATACCAGCGAGGATAAGACCTATGGAAATTCTCTGAATGTGGAGATTACAGGTGGAACCTTCAACTGTACCAATGGACAGGGAAGCGCTGTCGGTATCTATGACCTTGGAAAAGTAAGTCAGAGCCAGAATGTTTCTATCTCAGGAGCTGCCAAGTTTGTAACTAATGCAAAAGACCGTAAGGCATATCAGGTACTGAGTCTGGCTGATATCGGAGTTACAAATCCGAAGCCGGGATATGGTGCTATCACTGGCAATGTAAAGACAAACATCACTGGTGGATTTTTCAGTACACCGGTTGATGTAAATCACTGTGGACTGGAATATCTTCCGGCTCAGAGCAATGAGTATGCAGATGCACCGTATACAGTAGCAAAACCGGATCAGGAAGAAAAAGCAACCGTCAGTGTCGGCGGTAATGCAGTATCAAATGACAAAGAGTCTGTAAAGGAAACCACAGAAGCAGCTCAGAAAGAAGCCGACAAGCTTTTAGAAGAAGTGAAGAAAGAAGATCCGAAGGTAATTTCTGTGGATCTGGAAGTCAGCGCGAATGTGAAAGACGAAGCAGCGGTAGCAGACGATGCAAAGAAGATCGAAGAAGAACTGGATACCAAGACAGAAGAAGTTGTGAAGTATCTGGATGTCAGCGTTGCACTGAGAACGACGACTATAAAAGATGATGTGACCAAAGTAGAGAAGAAAGATCTGGATGAGACAGACACCATGATCCCGATTACGTTCTCCGTACCGGAACTTGGAAGCAAGATCGTTCGAATCGCACACGTACACGACGGACAGGTAGAATTTCTGGATTATGTAGCAGATTATGAAAATAATCTGGTTACAGTATACATGAACAAGTTTTCCACACTGGCAGTCATTACATCTGATACAGCAAGAGTTGTATTTGTTACAGCTGATGAAGAACAGGGATCTGTTTATGATGTAGCAGAAGTAAAATTCGGCGAAAAGGTAAGCAAACCGGAAGATCCGGAAAAAGAAGGCTATACATTCGCAGGCTGGTATACAGAGGAAGAGCTGACAAATGCTTACGATTTTGACCAGGAAGTAACAGAAGATATGTATCTGTACGCAAAATGGACAAAGAACGAAGAGCCGAAGAAAGAAGATCCAAAGAAGGATAATGATAAGAAACCTTCCAAAGATACTGGAAAGAATACCGACAAGAAGACACAGCCGGCAAAGAAGACTCAGACTGTTGCAGCGAAAACAGCAGCAAAGACCGGTGATACTTCTAATGTATGGATGTTGTCTGTAGTCATGCTTCTGGCAGCAGGAACTGTTGTAGGAGTTATGGTATACAGAAAGAAACAGAGATAG
- a CDS encoding CvpA family protein, translating to MNWLLLVVIAIFILGVLLGMAKGFFRLGITVISAILTITLVSLLTPYVSAAVIKWTPLDEIIQDKCAKMFLPSISLDELSGVDLSGTPLAGYSTEDLGNVNLGDLGLGIEEISTLLGDLPKDAQIKLVEEAKIPEFMKDSILENNNSEIYKELGVTTFPEYVAAYVADTIINLVAFLITLLFVSILVKALMAAVDLISYLPVVHGLNRMAGGVLGIGFALLLVWIFMLVLTLFYATEFGTQCFAMIGESSFLTFLYTKNPLLGILLPM from the coding sequence ATGAATTGGTTGTTGCTTGTAGTAATTGCAATATTTATTCTCGGTGTGCTGCTGGGAATGGCAAAAGGATTTTTCAGACTTGGAATTACGGTGATTTCTGCGATTTTGACGATTACGCTGGTGTCTCTTCTGACACCGTATGTAAGCGCTGCAGTGATCAAATGGACACCCTTGGATGAAATTATCCAGGATAAATGCGCGAAAATGTTTCTTCCGTCCATTTCTCTGGACGAACTTTCCGGAGTGGACTTAAGCGGAACACCGCTGGCCGGTTATTCGACAGAAGATCTGGGAAATGTAAATCTTGGGGATCTGGGGCTTGGAATCGAAGAAATTTCCACGCTTCTGGGAGATCTGCCGAAGGATGCACAGATCAAACTGGTAGAGGAGGCGAAGATTCCGGAGTTTATGAAGGATTCTATCCTGGAAAATAACAACAGTGAAATCTATAAGGAACTGGGCGTGACCACCTTCCCGGAATATGTGGCGGCCTACGTGGCAGATACCATCATCAATCTGGTGGCGTTTCTGATCACTCTGCTGTTTGTGTCGATTCTGGTGAAAGCTCTGATGGCGGCAGTGGATCTGATCTCTTACCTTCCGGTAGTGCACGGCCTGAACCGGATGGCGGGAGGTGTGCTTGGAATCGGGTTTGCGCTTCTGCTGGTGTGGATCTTTATGTTGGTTTTGACCCTGTTTTATGCGACAGAGTTTGGAACACAGTGTTTTGCCATGATTGGAGAAAGCAGTTTTCTGACATTTCTGTATACAAAGAATCCGTTGTTGGGGATCTTGTTGCCGATGTAG
- a CDS encoding DUF5711 family protein has product MIFRIRKWIGILKANRKKVLIAAVILLVLFGIYRLVGQFTTYTKTAVVKDYSAEGEDNYSYKEFADGVVRYSRDGVIFLNQKNEEQWNQPAQFNAPMIVTNEKAFAVADRGGNSLMVFNKGGLLGEISTNLPIEQVAISNQGITAVILKQESSPKIVTYDIAGNVLVETQATFQNSGYPMAVALSEDANLMAVSYMTLKDGAISSRVVYYNFGSVGQSKTDNQVSETDYKTAIVPELFFWDSQTSVAVADDHFDIYEGTQIPEKKTTVKLDKEIRSSFHSKDYLGFILKNSESAGYELRLYNKNGKQILSESMKGEYGNVKISGKEVLLFEGSKAVIFTKSGHKKFQGDLGMETTEIVPLSGTNQYLLLDANKVKKVKLK; this is encoded by the coding sequence ATGATTTTTCGAATTAGAAAATGGATTGGAATTCTGAAAGCCAACCGGAAGAAAGTCCTGATCGCGGCAGTGATCCTGCTGGTGCTGTTTGGGATCTACCGTCTGGTGGGACAGTTTACGACTTATACAAAGACAGCAGTGGTGAAAGATTATTCCGCAGAGGGAGAAGATAATTACAGCTATAAAGAATTTGCAGACGGGGTGGTGCGCTACAGCAGAGACGGTGTGATCTTCCTGAATCAGAAAAATGAAGAGCAGTGGAATCAGCCGGCGCAGTTCAATGCACCGATGATCGTGACCAACGAAAAGGCATTCGCGGTGGCGGATCGGGGCGGTAATTCGCTGATGGTCTTTAATAAGGGTGGCCTGCTGGGAGAAATTTCCACCAATCTGCCGATCGAGCAGGTGGCAATCTCCAATCAGGGAATCACGGCGGTGATCTTAAAACAGGAGAGTTCTCCGAAGATTGTGACCTATGATATTGCGGGAAATGTACTGGTAGAGACACAGGCGACCTTCCAGAATTCCGGCTATCCGATGGCGGTAGCACTTTCGGAAGATGCCAATCTGATGGCAGTCTCTTATATGACGTTAAAAGATGGTGCCATTTCTTCCAGAGTGGTTTATTACAATTTCGGCTCCGTGGGTCAGAGCAAGACCGACAATCAGGTGTCGGAGACAGATTATAAAACGGCGATCGTGCCGGAACTGTTTTTCTGGGACAGCCAGACCAGTGTGGCAGTGGCGGATGATCATTTTGATATTTATGAAGGAACACAGATCCCGGAGAAGAAGACAACGGTCAAACTGGACAAAGAGATCCGCAGTTCTTTCCATTCCAAAGATTATCTCGGATTCATTTTAAAGAACAGTGAGTCTGCCGGTTATGAACTGCGGCTGTACAATAAAAACGGTAAGCAGATCCTGTCGGAATCCATGAAAGGGGAATACGGAAATGTAAAGATTTCCGGAAAAGAAGTCTTGCTGTTTGAGGGAAGCAAGGCGGTGATCTTCACGAAGAGCGGACACAAGAAATTCCAGGGAGATCTGGGAATGGAAACCACGGAGATCGTGCCGCTTTCCGGAACGAATCAGTATCTGTTGCTGGATGCAAATAAGGTAAAGAAAGTGAAGCTGAAGTAG
- a CDS encoding HD domain-containing protein, producing MFYQTFKEKRHKLHQDFYDTVRDLAKHPVVRQMRLFPQHGDTNCYRHCLNVAFYNYLLCRLLHLDARSAARAAMLHDLFLYDWHTHAAQTGEHFHGLTHPRTAYENARKHFHLNPTEKDVILTHMWPVTPLAIPHTPEGWITIFSDKYCGACETGHRRKLPRHRNTANHRKGNHLS from the coding sequence ATGTTTTATCAGACATTCAAAGAAAAACGACACAAACTCCATCAGGATTTTTATGATACCGTCCGGGATCTGGCAAAGCATCCGGTCGTACGACAGATGCGCCTTTTTCCCCAGCACGGAGACACCAACTGTTACCGGCACTGTTTAAATGTAGCTTTTTATAACTATCTGCTCTGCCGACTGCTTCATCTGGATGCCCGCTCTGCCGCAAGAGCCGCTATGCTCCATGACTTGTTTCTATATGACTGGCATACTCACGCCGCCCAGACCGGGGAACATTTTCACGGATTGACACATCCAAGAACCGCCTATGAAAACGCCAGAAAGCATTTTCACTTAAATCCGACAGAAAAGGATGTGATCCTGACTCACATGTGGCCGGTCACACCCCTTGCAATCCCGCATACTCCGGAAGGTTGGATCACCATCTTCTCCGATAAGTACTGCGGAGCCTGCGAAACCGGACATCGGCGCAAACTCCCGAGACACAGGAACACCGCGAATCACAGGAAAGGAAACCATCTCTCATGA
- a CDS encoding Crp/Fnr family transcriptional regulator, translated as MNHCPNQQPMNFSQNSLLKEYPALLTNPLFFGLSEEEILQSIQKLSGITRSYEKGALIYHMGDVVQAMGILLKGQTLIESTDPWGNRTILSSLEAGDYFAETYALLPQEPLMVDVSVSEPALVLFLNLHQLATLTDSQVSAPVPELLQLKQNLLNLCTRKNLILSQRIFHTAPKTIRGRLLSYLSWQAARQNSMYFTIPFSRQQLADYLNVDRSALSAELGKMKREGLIDFQKSDFRILKPES; from the coding sequence ATGAACCATTGCCCGAATCAACAACCGATGAATTTTAGTCAGAATTCTCTGCTTAAGGAATATCCGGCTTTATTAACCAATCCTCTCTTCTTCGGACTTTCCGAAGAAGAGATTTTACAATCCATCCAGAAATTATCCGGTATCACGCGCTCCTATGAAAAAGGGGCGCTGATTTATCATATGGGAGATGTAGTACAGGCGATGGGCATCCTTCTAAAGGGACAGACCCTGATCGAGAGCACCGATCCCTGGGGCAATCGCACGATCCTGTCTTCTCTGGAAGCCGGAGACTATTTTGCAGAGACTTACGCCCTGCTTCCACAGGAACCGCTGATGGTCGATGTCAGCGTCTCTGAACCGGCACTGGTTCTCTTCCTGAATCTTCATCAACTCGCCACACTTACGGATTCTCAGGTATCCGCTCCGGTACCGGAACTCTTACAGTTAAAGCAGAATCTGCTGAATCTTTGTACCCGAAAGAATCTGATCCTGTCTCAACGGATCTTCCATACCGCTCCGAAGACCATCCGCGGACGACTTTTATCCTACCTCTCCTGGCAGGCTGCCCGGCAGAATTCCATGTACTTTACGATTCCATTTTCCAGACAACAACTGGCGGATTACCTGAATGTAGACCGCAGCGCGTTATCTGCCGAACTTGGGAAGATGAAGCGGGAAGGACTGATTGATTTCCAGAAATCGGATTTCCGGATTTTAAAGCCGGAATCGTAA
- a CDS encoding LysM peptidoglycan-binding domain-containing protein, translating to MERQLQRQLPRNVRQIGNVSDTPKIYVEDYVDTFFTQLCEKAQAEPVGAFLIGEMQETEEEEYVFIHGAVQMHELKRNDQELYIDEDTWKNGYEDCKQYFEDGEIMGWFVARPEDALTLDPGMLKIHRKSFEKKNSILVLKDALEREEVYYTYKFNDLMEIGGHYTYYEKNPSMQNYMISSRKRNGVCPSETVEDRVAKDFRSVVRAREEQRAQRRAAKMMYTASAVLILVMLIMGVTTVNNFDKLKAVQSALDLAKSGVETDESANNSAPNSGENGSSVQNVDGTSAEGSDGQNGKSPDASGDNETAAVSSGAVTAVTEESEGTTGTIGQEEAAGNGTESEQSENDGANGSNGVYVVEKGDTLAIISKKMYGDVSHVDSICKMNGLSDGNLIYIGQKLVLP from the coding sequence ATGGAACGACAACTACAACGACAACTGCCAAGAAATGTGCGTCAGATCGGAAATGTCAGCGATACTCCAAAAATCTATGTGGAAGATTATGTGGATACCTTTTTTACGCAATTGTGTGAAAAAGCGCAGGCAGAGCCGGTTGGCGCATTTTTGATCGGAGAAATGCAGGAAACAGAAGAAGAGGAATATGTTTTTATCCACGGTGCAGTCCAGATGCACGAATTGAAGCGGAACGACCAGGAATTATACATCGATGAGGACACCTGGAAGAATGGATATGAAGACTGTAAGCAGTATTTTGAAGATGGGGAAATTATGGGCTGGTTTGTAGCAAGACCGGAAGATGCGTTGACCCTTGATCCGGGTATGCTGAAAATACACCGGAAATCCTTTGAGAAGAAGAACAGCATTCTGGTTTTAAAGGATGCTCTGGAACGGGAGGAGGTGTATTACACGTACAAGTTCAATGATCTGATGGAGATTGGCGGACATTATACCTACTATGAAAAAAATCCGAGCATGCAGAATTATATGATCTCCAGCAGAAAACGAAATGGCGTGTGTCCCTCGGAAACTGTGGAAGATCGTGTTGCAAAAGACTTTCGGAGTGTGGTAAGGGCAAGAGAAGAGCAAAGGGCGCAGCGGCGTGCGGCAAAAATGATGTATACTGCCAGTGCGGTTCTGATTCTGGTCATGTTGATCATGGGTGTGACCACGGTCAACAATTTTGACAAACTGAAAGCCGTGCAGTCTGCCCTGGATTTGGCAAAGAGCGGAGTGGAGACGGATGAAAGCGCAAACAATTCGGCGCCGAATTCCGGTGAAAATGGCAGCAGTGTGCAGAATGTAGACGGTACTTCAGCAGAGGGAAGCGATGGACAGAATGGGAAAAGTCCGGATGCATCCGGGGACAATGAGACGGCAGCAGTCTCCAGCGGAGCGGTTACGGCGGTGACGGAGGAATCGGAAGGAACGACAGGAACCATCGGACAGGAAGAGGCAGCAGGAAATGGAACCGAATCCGAACAAAGCGAAAATGACGGAGCAAATGGAAGTAATGGAGTTTATGTTGTGGAAAAAGGGGACACGCTTGCGATTATCAGTAAAAAAATGTATGGAGATGTGTCTCACGTGGATTCCATTTGTAAAATGAATGGATTGTCAGACGGAAATCTGATCTATATCGGGCAGAAGCTGGTACTGCCGTAA
- a CDS encoding nucleotidyltransferase family protein: protein MRVEEVIQKVAKLCREFQAEEVLLYGSRAKGTARERSDIDIAVTGVKDFDGLTEKVEELPTLYSVDLFYDFRHIIEALICAKQ, encoded by the coding sequence GTGAGAGTCGAGGAAGTGATACAGAAAGTAGCAAAACTTTGCAGGGAATTTCAGGCAGAAGAAGTATTGTTATATGGCTCAAGGGCGAAAGGAACCGCAAGAGAAAGAAGTGATATCGATATTGCAGTGACCGGGGTGAAAGATTTTGATGGACTGACGGAAAAAGTAGAAGAATTGCCCACACTGTACAGTGTGGATCTGTTCTATGATTTTAGACATATAATAGAAGCTTTAATTTGCGCGAAGCAATGA
- a CDS encoding MATE family efflux transporter: MNDNLTLGTPWKVITRFSLPVIGGNLFQLFYTLADSVIVGKILGASALAAVGATATIVYFELCFIQGLTGGFGILLGQAFGENSQKKMEESVSSTWILSLLFTVFLTVVACALVHPILGWLNTPADIYSRTYSYLFIIFAGTGATVFYNMISNMLRALGDSRTPLYFLILSSLLNIVLDLVFILPLHLDVAGAALATVLAQLLSALLCILVAGRKFELLRLSKKTFQFHKVSILRHLKIGFPMGFQMSVMCIGQLAMQSAVNRLGTSAIAGYTAANKVDQLSVLVDNAVGIALANYVAQNYGARLWDRIKTGVRSCFLMLTALNILMGALMLFGKSLVVPLFVDHPTAEIIAYSNDYLWMVAPFYILLGALMVYRTAIQSMGNTWAPFGACILELFARVFCALFVSMYFGYRAICFSTPFAWIMALLLLLPVYFLREIRKFPAS; the protein is encoded by the coding sequence ATGAACGATAATCTGACGCTCGGAACGCCCTGGAAAGTCATCACCCGATTTTCCCTTCCGGTCATCGGAGGAAATCTGTTCCAGCTTTTCTATACCCTAGCAGATTCTGTCATCGTAGGCAAAATCTTAGGCGCCTCCGCCCTTGCGGCCGTAGGTGCCACCGCCACCATCGTTTATTTTGAGCTCTGCTTTATTCAGGGACTGACCGGCGGATTCGGCATCCTTCTCGGACAAGCTTTCGGGGAAAACTCGCAAAAAAAGATGGAGGAATCGGTTTCCTCCACCTGGATCTTAAGTCTTCTTTTTACGGTTTTCCTAACGGTTGTTGCCTGTGCCCTTGTCCATCCGATCCTTGGCTGGCTGAATACCCCTGCCGATATTTACAGTCGGACTTACAGTTACCTGTTTATCATTTTTGCAGGAACAGGCGCTACGGTCTTTTATAATATGATTTCCAACATGCTCCGCGCTCTGGGGGACAGTCGGACTCCTTTATACTTTCTGATCCTGTCTTCTTTGCTGAACATTGTTCTGGATCTGGTTTTCATCCTGCCTCTGCATCTGGATGTTGCCGGAGCCGCACTGGCGACCGTTCTGGCGCAGTTGCTCTCCGCACTGTTGTGCATCCTGGTGGCCGGTCGGAAATTTGAGTTATTGCGACTCTCGAAAAAGACCTTTCAATTTCATAAAGTATCCATCCTGAGACATCTGAAAATCGGATTTCCTATGGGATTTCAGATGTCTGTCATGTGTATCGGACAGCTTGCCATGCAGTCTGCCGTCAACCGACTGGGCACTTCCGCTATCGCCGGCTACACTGCCGCCAACAAAGTGGATCAGCTTTCTGTTCTGGTGGATAATGCCGTCGGCATCGCCCTGGCAAATTATGTGGCGCAGAACTATGGAGCCCGCCTCTGGGATCGGATCAAAACCGGCGTCCGCAGTTGTTTCCTGATGCTGACCGCTTTAAATATTCTGATGGGTGCCCTGATGCTCTTTGGCAAAAGCCTTGTGGTTCCGCTGTTCGTGGATCATCCGACTGCCGAGATCATCGCCTACTCCAATGATTATCTCTGGATGGTGGCACCATTTTACATCCTGCTCGGCGCACTGATGGTCTATCGGACCGCAATCCAGAGCATGGGAAATACCTGGGCACCATTTGGAGCCTGCATCCTGGAACTTTTCGCCAGAGTGTTCTGTGCACTCTTTGTTTCTATGTATTTTGGATACAGGGCAATCTGCTTTTCCACGCCTTTCGCATGGATCATGGCATTGCTGCTCTTGCTTCCGGTCTATTTTCTGCGGGAGATCCGGAAATTTCCTGCCAGTTGA
- a CDS encoding 1-deoxy-D-xylulose-5-phosphate synthase gives MYIETINGPEDVKKLSIDQLPALAEEMRAALLKRASIHGGHFGPNFGIVEATIAMHYVFESPKDKMVFDVSHQVYPHKMLTGRKEAYLSEEHYDDVSGYSNPTESVHDHFTVGHTSTSVSLACGLAKARDLKQEAGNVIAIIGDGSLSGGEALEGLDYAAELGGNLIIVINDNDMSIAENHGGLYQNLKLLRETNGQADCNLFKAMGLDYLYVDHGNDVADLIQAFQKVKDIDHPIVVHINTLKGKGYAPAEQHKENWHFSGPFHIETGEPLYEMTEEDYSDISVNYLLKKMKEDPTVVAITSGTPTVMGFTEDKRQEAGKQFVDVGIAEETAVALASGIAANGGKPVYGVYSTFVQRTYDQISQDLCINSNPATIVTFWGSVFGMNDVTHLGLYDISMMANIPNLVYLAPTTKEEYLAMLDWSIEQTDYPVAIKLPGGSVISDGKEVTKDFSKLNTYEVTRHGSRVAILGLGTFYGLGNEVAESLKKENDLDATVINPYYITGLDTKLLESLKKDHDIVITIEDGMLDGGFGEKIARFYGDSDLKVLNFGVRKEFPDRYDLNELLKENHLTKEQIVADIQALL, from the coding sequence ATGTATATAGAAACTATCAACGGCCCAGAAGACGTGAAGAAGCTTTCCATCGACCAGCTTCCGGCTCTCGCAGAAGAAATGCGCGCGGCTCTTTTAAAGCGTGCCAGCATCCATGGCGGACATTTCGGTCCCAACTTCGGAATCGTCGAGGCGACCATCGCCATGCACTATGTATTTGAGTCTCCGAAGGATAAAATGGTCTTCGATGTGTCCCACCAGGTTTATCCCCACAAGATGCTGACCGGACGGAAAGAAGCCTATCTTTCTGAAGAACATTATGATGATGTATCCGGTTACAGCAATCCGACTGAAAGCGTCCACGACCATTTTACCGTAGGGCATACTTCCACATCCGTCAGCCTTGCCTGCGGTCTTGCAAAAGCCAGAGACCTGAAGCAGGAAGCCGGAAATGTCATCGCCATCATCGGAGACGGTTCCTTAAGCGGCGGTGAAGCTCTGGAAGGTCTGGATTATGCAGCGGAGCTGGGCGGAAATCTGATCATCGTCATCAATGATAATGACATGTCCATCGCAGAAAATCATGGCGGTCTTTATCAGAATCTGAAACTGCTTCGGGAAACCAACGGTCAGGCAGACTGTAACCTGTTCAAGGCCATGGGACTGGATTATCTTTACGTCGATCACGGAAATGACGTTGCAGACCTGATTCAGGCATTTCAGAAAGTAAAGGATATCGACCATCCGATCGTTGTCCACATCAATACGTTAAAAGGAAAAGGATATGCACCTGCCGAGCAGCATAAAGAAAACTGGCATTTCAGTGGCCCGTTCCATATCGAAACCGGCGAGCCGCTCTATGAAATGACTGAGGAAGATTATTCCGATATTTCCGTCAACTATCTGCTGAAAAAGATGAAAGAAGATCCGACCGTCGTTGCCATCACTTCCGGAACTCCGACTGTCATGGGATTTACCGAGGACAAGAGACAGGAAGCCGGAAAACAGTTTGTGGATGTTGGAATCGCAGAAGAAACCGCAGTCGCACTGGCATCCGGAATCGCCGCAAACGGCGGAAAACCGGTATACGGCGTTTACAGCACCTTTGTACAGCGTACCTACGATCAGATTTCCCAGGATCTGTGCATCAACAGCAATCCTGCAACTATCGTCACATTCTGGGGCAGTGTCTTTGGAATGAATGATGTGACCCATCTTGGACTGTACGATATTTCCATGATGGCAAATATTCCGAACCTGGTCTATCTGGCTCCGACCACCAAGGAAGAGTATCTGGCTATGCTGGACTGGAGTATCGAACAGACCGATTACCCGGTTGCCATCAAATTGCCGGGCGGCAGTGTGATTTCCGACGGAAAAGAAGTCACCAAAGATTTCAGCAAGCTGAATACCTACGAAGTCACCAGACATGGCAGCCGTGTTGCAATCCTTGGACTCGGTACCTTCTATGGACTTGGAAATGAAGTTGCTGAATCCCTGAAAAAGGAAAATGATCTGGATGCAACCGTCATCAATCCTTACTATATTACAGGACTGGATACCAAGCTTCTGGAATCCCTGAAAAAAGATCACGACATTGTCATTACCATCGAAGATGGTATGCTGGATGGCGGATTCGGAGAGAAGATTGCCAGATTTTACGGAGATTCCGACCTGAAAGTCTTAAACTTTGGTGTCAGAAAAGAATTCCCGGATCGCTACGATCTTAATGAACTTCTGAAAGAAAATCATCTGACCAAAGAGCAGATCGTCGCTGACATACAGGCGCTTCTGTAA